In the genome of Carya illinoinensis cultivar Pawnee chromosome 13, C.illinoinensisPawnee_v1, whole genome shotgun sequence, the window GTTGAGCGGGTCTACATACCTAGGTTGCTGTAAACAACCAACAATGAATATATGCCCACAAAGGAAACAAGATCCGAAGAAGTCATAGCTAAGCTTAATGAAGTACAAAGAAGGAAAGGATTGATAACATCCCTTGAACTTGAAATTGGTGGAACCCTACACGATTTCAAGATAATGCAATTCAAATAGTTACAGCTTCGAGAACAAGAATCTGAATACTTATAAGTTTTGGACATGCAGTGGTAATCAGACAAGTGTAAAATGTTTTACAAAGGACTTGAATCAAATGTGTACCTACATAGGTAAACTTGAAATTCAATTGACGAAGAGCAgtataaaatttcaataaatgCCCCTCCTCTTATCTCTTTGCTATTTACCAGAAAAATAATATGTCATCAGCCCTCTCTTACAGGTGCatcaattttaaaatacttaTATTGTTGGctctaaaattgaaaattgtataaaaatcaCATGGACAAGGTCGCATGTCAACATTGCAGGGTAATCCCACTTCATTGAAAAGGTTGACTGGTTCAAACTGAAAAATTTTGACGGAGTGAAAGTGCAGCCACAAAACAGTATTGAAGAACATGAATATCTCACCAGCAGACCAGCCTGAGCAAGAGCTGTAGTGATGGGACGCTTCCAAGCATTGCGAATATCACACAAGATTATATTCTGGTTTGGTGTGAGTCGCACGCTCAAATTATACTTCTGTATTATCTCCCTCaatgtcttcttcattttcccCCCAATACGACCATTATCAACATGAAGCCCACAAAATAAACTGCCATCACCCTGTTAAAAATTTTGTACAGTCAGTAAAAAGGGCATGAATTAGGGAATTTACGGCAATGACTTGGTCATAAAGTTATGATTTGAGATAGTATATACTACAAACTAAGTAGGAGGAGCAActtataaaaacataattttttttacaactacACATCATAATATAATTCTCAATTCCCATTAAATATTTGACACCTCAACACAAACTAAAGACAACTAAAACCAAGTCCAGAACAAACCTGCTTGTGCCATCCCAAGTAACTTTTAAATTCCCACTCCGGCAACTCATGGAACAGCTCAAATTTCTTTCCATAATAATGCTCAACAATACTTCTAAACTTTTCAATCCCCCAGGAGCTgatcaaatatttcattctgcTATACTTCCGATCATCTCTTCTCCCATTTTCCCGCTGTGTAACAACAATAGCTTTCACTGCATATAATATATCCTCTTTCGGCACATAACCCAATGGTTCTCCCAAACGAGCAAAAGTTGTCTCCAACCTATGTGTTCTTCCCATTCCACCACCAACCTGCAATAAAAGATGTTAACTATCAACTATAAGCCATACAAGTAAACGTGGAAACTTTTGAGATTTATCCATCTTACGTATATGTTGAATCCCTGAGGTTCCCCTTCATTATCAGATACAATGACAACACCAATATCATTTGTAAGAATATCAACCGAGTTGTCTGTAGGCACAGTGACTGCAATTTTGAATTTCCTTGGCAAGAACTGAGTTCCATAGATGGGCTCTGGTGAATCAGAGAAATTTGTTCCATGAGAATTATCATTGCGGGCCTTCACTATTTCAGGAGGTTCTGCCGACATGACTCGCTCCCCATCCACCCATACATCATAGTAGAAGCCTGACTGAGGAGTTAGAAGTGCAGCAATATTTTCTGCAGTTTGCTGTGCAAATAGGTAATCTTTTCTTTTGAATGGAGCAGCAGGAGCAAGAACATTCCTGTTGAGATCGCCACATGCACCAAGAGTTGAGCCCATGTTTTTAATGATGGTACTCATAACGGTCTTGAGATCCTTCTTCAGAACTCCATGGAGCTGAAATGTTTGTCTGGTTGTCAAACGAAGTGTTCCTATTCCAAATTGGTCCGCGAGATCATCCATTGTCAAGTAGAGCTCGTTTGATACTTTTCCACATGGGTTCTTTGTACGAAGCATAAATGAGTAATTCCTTTGACCACGGTCATCTCTATTGTACTGTTGATAGCTCCCATGGAACTTGATCATTTGTGTGGCAGCCTCATTAATATTTGGAGCATCCGTCAACATCTCCTCATTAAGAGGATATCTTATGTAATTACTTTGTTCTTTGAATATTTCAACCTTACTGCGCTTAGTCCCGGAAGCACTGTCAGGCTTTGCGGGCTGCAAAAGAAGATATTACTCAAATTTTCGAAACCAAGTAGTTTGCTTAGCAAAATGAAGAGATGTCAATCTAACAATCAACATCCTCCTAAGGAAAGGTGCATTTGAGCCTTATATTTGCTAATAATCAAACAGATATGTTTCATAATTTGACCTCAataattacttatcaaaaaaagaaagtaatttgACCTCATTAATGAAATTGTCATAAAAGCCAAGTTGAGTGAGCTATTCTTTTTGTAGGTTTTCTAGCAACAAGATGGAAGTACGAACAGATCATGATCGCTTCGAACGCGTAAACCGTTAACCCCTTCAGAcaccaagaaaaataataattaaaaacactagTAAAAAACTTCAAGGGCTATTTGGTTCTCAAAGACCAATTTTCATAGTCCAACTAGGAACGAGATCTTCCTTACATTCCAAACATGTATCAACAGACAAACAGACAGAAACGAGAAGAACTTTAAACCGAAATCACTTA includes:
- the LOC122292406 gene encoding sulfite reductase [ferredoxin], chloroplastic isoform X1: MTSSFGAANSALLVDHQKIQFPAFRGLRSSNSLSLFPRQHSVSVSSYRPSLIRAVATPAKPDSASGTKRSKVEIFKEQSNYIRYPLNEEMLTDAPNINEAATQMIKFHGSYQQYNRDDRGQRNYSFMLRTKNPCGKVSNELYLTMDDLADQFGIGTLRLTTRQTFQLHGVLKKDLKTVMSTIIKNMGSTLGACGDLNRNVLAPAAPFKRKDYLFAQQTAENIAALLTPQSGFYYDVWVDGERVMSAEPPEIVKARNDNSHGTNFSDSPEPIYGTQFLPRKFKIAVTVPTDNSVDILTNDIGVVIVSDNEGEPQGFNIYVGGGMGRTHRLETTFARLGEPLGYVPKEDILYAVKAIVVTQRENGRRDDRKYSRMKYLISSWGIEKFRSIVEHYYGKKFELFHELPEWEFKSYLGWHKQGDGSLFCGLHVDNGRIGGKMKKTLREIIQKYNLSVRLTPNQNIILCDIRNAWKRPITTALAQAGLLQPRYVDPLNITAMACPAFPLCPLAIIEAERGIPDILKRVRDVFEKVGLKYNESVVVRVTGCPNGCARPYMAELGLVGDGPNSYQIWLGGRPNQTSLARSFMDKVKVQDLEKVLEPLFYHWQRRRQSKESFGDFTTRMGFKKLKELVDKWEGPELATSRYNLKLFADKETYEAMDELAKLQNKNAHQLAMEVICNFVKPNGKGE
- the LOC122292406 gene encoding sulfite reductase [ferredoxin], chloroplastic isoform X2; this translates as MLTDAPNINEAATQMIKFHGSYQQYNRDDRGQRNYSFMLRTKNPCGKVSNELYLTMDDLADQFGIGTLRLTTRQTFQLHGVLKKDLKTVMSTIIKNMGSTLGACGDLNRNVLAPAAPFKRKDYLFAQQTAENIAALLTPQSGFYYDVWVDGERVMSAEPPEIVKARNDNSHGTNFSDSPEPIYGTQFLPRKFKIAVTVPTDNSVDILTNDIGVVIVSDNEGEPQGFNIYVGGGMGRTHRLETTFARLGEPLGYVPKEDILYAVKAIVVTQRENGRRDDRKYSRMKYLISSWGIEKFRSIVEHYYGKKFELFHELPEWEFKSYLGWHKQGDGSLFCGLHVDNGRIGGKMKKTLREIIQKYNLSVRLTPNQNIILCDIRNAWKRPITTALAQAGLLQPRYVDPLNITAMACPAFPLCPLAIIEAERGIPDILKRVRDVFEKVGLKYNESVVVRVTGCPNGCARPYMAELGLVGDGPNSYQIWLGGRPNQTSLARSFMDKVKVQDLEKVLEPLFYHWQRRRQSKESFGDFTTRMGFKKLKELVDKWEGPELATSRYNLKLFADKETYEAMDELAKLQNKNAHQLAMEVICNFVKPNGKGE